In Bradyrhizobium sp. WD16, the genomic stretch GACCATCTCCAGAGGCAGGTCGCGGGTGATTTCATAGCACAACAGCATCCCGACCTCGTTGACGAGTTCGCGGAAGCTCTTGATCGAGCGTTCCTGCTCGCGCATCAAGGTGAGCTTGTGCTGGACCAGCGGATGATGAACGACGTGGACTTCTGCTGACATGACGGCTCCCGCGGGCGTCGGCATGCCAGTGCGAGATCGACAAGGCCGCCTCTGGTCCACGCCCCGATGGGCCGATTATCGTCCGCCGCCATGGCGATGACAACGCGCCCGCCGGCGCAGATGGCGGCAGCGGTCGACCAAGCTGTGGGCAATCCGGCGTCGGTGGCACAGCCGAATGCGGCTTCAGTCGTGCCTTGCCCGCGCCATCCACCAGTTGTAGCCGGCGCCGACGGCCATCAGCAGGCTGGTGGCGAGGAAGACCGCGCGCATGCCGACATGGCCGCCGACGAAGCCGCCGAGCACGGGGCCTGCGACCTGGCCGACATACTGCGCCGAGACGGAGTAGCCCAGCGCGCTGCCGGCGATATGATCGGGCACGCTGTGGCGAATGACGCTGGCGATGCACGGCAACAGCCCGCCGAGCGCCAGCCCCATCAGGAAGCGCAGCAGCACGAGCTGCCATGCGGCGGTGACGAAGGCCTGGGGAACGAGCAACAGGGCGGCGACCGCGATGGCGCCGATCAGCACGTTCCAGTGGCCGATGCGATCGGCGAATTCGCCGAGCCGCGACGCCGAGAGGATGCTGCCGAGCGCCGCCGCCGACATGGTGATGCCGGCAATCAGCGTCACGCGCGCTGGATCGACGAACTCGGCGACATAGATCGTGATGATCGGCTCGATCGACATATTGGCGAACATCAGCAGGAGGCCGGTCACCAGCATCGCTGCGAGCGGTCCCTTGTCGGGGATCGCCCCCCAGCCGCCTTTTGCCGCCGCCCGTGCCTTCACCGCGTGCTTCTCCTCCTTGATCAGGAAGCAGGTGGCGAGGAAGGCGAGAAAGATGACGAAGCCGGCGAGCCAGAATGTTGCGCGGATGCCGATCAGCGGCGGCAATGCGCCGCCGATCAGCGGGCCGGCCAGATTGCCGGCCATGATCCCGGACGACAGTGTGCCGATCGCCCATCCGGAGCGTGCCTTCGGCGTCTGGGTCGCCACCAGGATCATCGACCCCGAGGAATAGCCGCCGGCGAGCCCGACCAGGAGGCGCAGCAGCACCAGCTGCCACACGCTCTCCACCATGCCCATCAGCGACATGCAGATCGCCATGCCGAAGCTGGCGCGCACCAGCATCAGCTTGCGACCGTAACGGTCGCCGAGCCGGCCCCATAGCGGCGCCACCAGCGCGGCGGCGAAGAAG encodes the following:
- a CDS encoding MFS transporter; translation: MTLEGTAAAATEEHTHWRRNLVVCLIGSFTTIVAMTLLLPLLPLYVEQLGATDAAAIVQWSGIAYGAAFFAAALVAPLWGRLGDRYGRKLMLVRASFGMAICMSLMGMVESVWQLVLLRLLVGLAGGYSSGSMILVATQTPKARSGWAIGTLSSGIMAGNLAGPLIGGALPPLIGIRATFWLAGFVIFLAFLATCFLIKEEKHAVKARAAAKGGWGAIPDKGPLAAMLVTGLLLMFANMSIEPIITIYVAEFVDPARVTLIAGITMSAAALGSILSASRLGEFADRIGHWNVLIGAIAVAALLLVPQAFVTAAWQLVLLRFLMGLALGGLLPCIASVIRHSVPDHIAGSALGYSVSAQYVGQVAGPVLGGFVGGHVGMRAVFLATSLLMAVGAGYNWWMARARHD